A window of Trichocoleus desertorum ATA4-8-CV12 contains these coding sequences:
- a CDS encoding DUF4336 domain-containing protein, protein MSGQSMEGQPIETSNPKDWTWRFWPAVPLYPFGKRRTLRQEVVKDTIWTFDQIQGVFYVIVPIRMTVVRLEAGGLLVYAPVAPTPECIRLVEELVAAHGEVKYIILPTSSGLEHKVFVGPFARRFPNAQVFVAPHQWSFPINLPLSWLGFPMNRTHVIPEDSSQAPFAKEIDYAVLDIDLGAGSFGEIACFHKRSRTLLVTDSVMSVPEDPPAIVQLDPYALLFHAKDSGSEVVEDNIENRRKGWKRIALFAFYFRPSALEAVKLGDAWREARNAPDRSKKAYFGLFPFKWEEDWQRSFEALRGGGRLFVAPVLQTLILNRAPEITLKWADQVAKWDFHQVIPCHLDAPVAAGPHQFRQAFSFLEKYPAIGENFSEGRPLPKEDFGLLREIDELLNRGSITPPPKEKI, encoded by the coding sequence ATGAGCGGACAGAGTATGGAAGGACAACCGATTGAGACAAGCAATCCGAAAGACTGGACGTGGCGGTTTTGGCCTGCCGTGCCACTCTACCCATTTGGCAAGCGACGCACACTGCGGCAAGAAGTGGTCAAAGACACGATTTGGACCTTTGACCAGATCCAAGGCGTCTTTTACGTGATCGTGCCTATCCGCATGACTGTCGTCAGGCTAGAAGCTGGGGGATTGCTGGTTTATGCACCCGTTGCACCGACACCAGAATGTATCCGCCTAGTCGAGGAACTGGTCGCAGCGCATGGTGAAGTGAAATACATCATCCTGCCCACGAGTTCTGGTCTGGAGCACAAAGTTTTTGTCGGGCCTTTCGCTAGACGCTTTCCCAATGCCCAAGTCTTCGTTGCGCCTCACCAGTGGAGCTTCCCGATCAACTTGCCGCTGAGTTGGCTGGGGTTCCCGATGAATCGCACCCACGTCATTCCAGAAGATAGCAGCCAAGCACCGTTTGCCAAAGAGATAGATTATGCCGTACTAGACATCGACCTCGGTGCGGGGTCGTTTGGAGAAATTGCCTGTTTCCACAAGCGATCGCGCACTCTGCTCGTCACCGATTCTGTGATGTCGGTGCCCGAAGACCCACCCGCGATCGTGCAGCTAGATCCCTATGCCTTACTTTTTCACGCCAAAGACAGCGGTTCTGAAGTAGTAGAGGACAACATAGAGAATCGACGTAAAGGATGGAAGCGCATTGCCCTCTTCGCGTTCTATTTTCGTCCCAGTGCTTTAGAAGCCGTGAAGTTAGGAGACGCATGGCGAGAAGCTCGTAACGCTCCCGATCGCTCGAAAAAAGCCTATTTTGGGTTGTTTCCCTTTAAGTGGGAAGAGGATTGGCAGCGATCGTTTGAGGCTCTGCGAGGCGGGGGGCGTTTATTTGTAGCTCCGGTGCTACAAACCTTGATTCTCAACCGCGCCCCTGAGATCACTCTTAAGTGGGCTGATCAGGTTGCAAAATGGGACTTCCATCAGGTTATCCCCTGCCACCTAGATGCTCCAGTCGCAGCAGGCCCGCATCAATTTCGCCAAGCTTTCTCTTTCTTAGAGAAATACCCTGCTATAGGTGAAAACTTCTCGGAAGGACGGCCTTTACCCAAAGAAGATTTTGGGCTCTTGCGAGAAATCGATGAGTTGTTGAATCGGGGTAGCATCACACCACCACCCAAGGAAAAGATATAA
- a CDS encoding Uma2 family endonuclease: protein MVQIPTKALSLEEFLQQPETEPASEYINGQVIQKPMPQGKHSKLQGKLVTAINQVVEEQQIALAFPELRCTFGGRSTVPDVAVFTWGRIPLDANGEIANTFNTHPDWTIEILSPDQSQTRVTGNILHCLKHGTQLGWLIDPAERSVLVYPPGQQPELLQEPQDPLPTPNWGADLHLTVENLFGWLKIGP from the coding sequence ATGGTTCAGATACCTACTAAAGCACTTAGCCTGGAAGAGTTTCTGCAACAGCCTGAAACTGAGCCAGCCAGCGAGTATATCAACGGCCAAGTTATCCAGAAACCAATGCCGCAAGGAAAGCACAGTAAACTCCAAGGCAAACTTGTGACTGCTATCAATCAGGTCGTGGAAGAACAGCAAATTGCCCTAGCCTTTCCAGAATTGCGATGTACATTTGGTGGACGCTCCACTGTTCCTGATGTCGCCGTCTTCACTTGGGGCAGAATCCCCCTAGACGCCAACGGGGAGATTGCTAACACCTTTAATACTCATCCCGATTGGACAATTGAAATTCTTTCCCCTGATCAAAGCCAAACTAGAGTGACAGGCAACATTCTGCATTGCCTCAAGCATGGGACTCAACTCGGTTGGCTGATTGACCCAGCAGAGCGCTCCGTCTTGGTTTATCCTCCTGGACAACAACCAGAGTTATTACAAGAGCCGCAAGATCCCCTACCTACTCCAAACTGGGGCGCAGATTTGCATCTCACCGTGGAAAATTTGTTCGGCTGGTTGAAAATAGGCCCGTAG
- a CDS encoding sterol desaturase family protein: protein MNWKLLVILGSLLIFGSLENLFPFFQFKQAFLRRVTINLALGLLNTGLTSLTVITGLSWIWQQTTWQGYFLAIPWPWIRFIFSFLLLDAYMYAWHRLMHNSAWGWRLHQVHHSDRAMNTSTAYRFHAIEVLLSNVPKLSLIWLFGITPTHLLIYEVIFAAELIFHHSNWALPLHLDRALSYVIVTPNYHRAHHARLLSGMRSNYASLLTLWDILFYSARYPAVPEAIKLGIPGANQEFTLLRLLVLPF, encoded by the coding sequence ATGAATTGGAAGCTGTTGGTAATCCTGGGCAGTTTATTGATATTTGGCAGTTTAGAAAATCTATTTCCTTTTTTTCAATTTAAGCAAGCATTTCTCCGCCGAGTCACCATCAACTTAGCGCTGGGATTACTCAACACAGGCTTAACTAGTTTGACAGTCATCACAGGGTTGAGCTGGATTTGGCAGCAAACTACTTGGCAAGGCTATTTTCTAGCCATTCCTTGGCCTTGGATCCGGTTTATTTTCTCCTTTCTGCTGTTAGATGCCTATATGTATGCTTGGCATCGTTTGATGCACAACTCCGCTTGGGGGTGGCGATTGCACCAAGTCCATCACAGCGATCGCGCCATGAATACTTCTACGGCTTATCGTTTCCACGCCATCGAAGTGCTGTTATCCAATGTGCCGAAATTATCTCTAATTTGGCTATTTGGCATTACGCCAACCCATCTGTTGATTTACGAAGTGATCTTTGCAGCTGAGCTAATCTTTCATCACAGCAATTGGGCTTTGCCTCTGCACCTAGATCGAGCTTTAAGCTATGTGATTGTGACTCCCAACTATCATCGCGCCCATCACGCTCGTCTACTGAGTGGAATGCGTTCTAACTATGCCAGCTTGTTGACCCTGTGGGATATCCTTTTTTACTCGGCCCGATATCCAGCGGTGCCAGAGGCGATCAAGCTAGGGATACCTGGAGCTAACCAAGAATTCACGCTCTTGCGGTTGTTAGTCTTGCCCTTTTAG
- a CDS encoding ATP-sensitive inward rectifier potassium channel 10 — MRQLTIFRNWRTKRRSQPQPVVHIKIRDGQFHILGNGVWHSYWREPYHLLLTIPWIGFLALAVLSYVVTNAVFALLYLAQPGSIANAKPGSFLDAFFFSVQTLASIGYGALYPQTVYANTLVTIEAMVSLVGIALLTGLAFARFSRPTARVSFSHVAVIGPYEGVPTFIFRTANQRRNQILEAQLRLYLMRDEMSIEGHSMRRFYELKLLRSRTPSFTLSWTVLHPIDQYSPFYGATPESLAQMRASVVVSLSGIDETVSQVIHARHTYSAQDILWNYCFVDIFHETADGHRYIDYNHFHDVLPLP; from the coding sequence ATGAGGCAGCTAACGATCTTCAGGAATTGGCGAACGAAGCGGCGATCGCAACCGCAACCCGTCGTACACATCAAGATTCGAGACGGACAGTTTCACATCTTAGGCAATGGAGTTTGGCACTCTTACTGGCGAGAGCCTTACCATCTGCTGCTAACCATTCCTTGGATTGGCTTTCTAGCCCTGGCGGTTCTCTCCTATGTGGTCACTAATGCAGTCTTTGCACTGCTGTATCTGGCTCAACCCGGTAGCATCGCCAACGCCAAACCTGGGTCCTTTCTAGATGCTTTCTTCTTTAGTGTGCAAACTCTCGCCTCTATTGGCTATGGAGCCCTGTATCCCCAAACAGTCTATGCCAACACATTAGTCACCATTGAGGCGATGGTCAGTTTAGTCGGGATTGCCCTCCTGACAGGGTTAGCCTTTGCTCGCTTTTCACGGCCTACGGCGCGGGTTTCTTTTAGCCATGTTGCCGTCATTGGTCCTTACGAAGGAGTACCCACCTTCATATTTAGGACTGCTAATCAACGACGCAACCAAATTTTGGAAGCCCAACTCCGGCTGTACTTAATGCGGGATGAAATGAGCATTGAGGGACACTCTATGCGCCGTTTTTATGAACTGAAGCTACTGAGAAGCCGTACTCCCAGTTTTACCCTCAGTTGGACGGTGCTCCATCCCATTGATCAATACAGTCCTTTTTATGGAGCCACACCGGAGTCTCTAGCTCAAATGCGCGCCTCAGTGGTAGTCTCCCTCAGCGGCATTGATGAAACAGTATCTCAAGTCATCCATGCACGCCACACCTACAGCGCTCAAGATATTTTATGGAATTACTGCTTTGTTGATATCTTTCATGAGACAGCCGATGGGCATCGCTACATCGACTACAACCACTTTCATGATGTACTGCCTTTACCGTAA
- a CDS encoding type IV pilin-like G/H family protein yields the protein MKLLFLIQRLLVLGCNSQDQGFALWRAIVILLGLGGLGLITLPFVLGVGRGCGPTPASEARNHLRSMNRAQQAYYLENRQFSHSVADLGLGIHAQTTKKYLLATKSTGNAALSYAIADRPNPPAKTYNKSYIGAVFSTSQKKDGEVVTVGILCQSDSPDMIHLPAPTYKQGVIACGKGMTKMGEY from the coding sequence ATGAAGCTGCTATTTTTAATTCAACGGTTGCTAGTTTTGGGCTGTAACAGCCAGGATCAAGGCTTTGCTTTGTGGAGAGCGATCGTGATCTTGCTAGGTCTAGGAGGTCTTGGTCTAATTACATTGCCTTTTGTTTTAGGAGTAGGCAGAGGCTGTGGTCCTACACCAGCTTCAGAAGCAAGAAACCACTTACGTTCGATGAATCGAGCTCAACAAGCTTACTATTTGGAAAATCGTCAATTCTCACACAGCGTGGCAGATCTGGGGCTTGGCATCCATGCTCAAACCACAAAGAAATATCTACTCGCCACTAAAAGTACTGGTAACGCTGCCTTGAGCTATGCGATCGCTGATCGGCCTAACCCACCAGCCAAAACTTATAACAAAAGTTATATCGGTGCGGTCTTCTCAACTTCTCAGAAGAAAGATGGGGAAGTTGTTACCGTTGGCATTCTATGCCAAAGCGACTCCCCAGATATGATTCATCTTCCTGCTCCAACTTACAAGCAAGGAGTAATCGCCTGTGGCAAGGGCATGACAAAGATGGGGGAGTACTAA
- a CDS encoding nuclear transport factor 2 family protein, which yields MSTALNTDLKAAFADIHDLVLQGKAMEAFEKYYGENVVMQENENPATVGKDANRERELDFFAKITEFRGIALKSVAFGEDVIISEWSADYTHQDWGKRTYDQVSVQKWQDGKVVHERFYYGS from the coding sequence ATGAGTACTGCTCTTAACACCGATCTCAAAGCAGCTTTCGCAGACATCCATGATCTCGTTCTACAAGGGAAGGCAATGGAAGCCTTTGAGAAATACTATGGCGAGAATGTGGTGATGCAAGAAAACGAGAACCCAGCGACAGTGGGCAAGGATGCTAACCGCGAAAGAGAGCTAGACTTTTTTGCCAAGATTACGGAGTTCCGAGGGATTGCCCTAAAGAGCGTGGCCTTTGGTGAAGATGTGATCATCTCTGAGTGGTCTGCGGACTACACCCACCAAGATTGGGGCAAACGCACCTACGACCAAGTTTCAGTACAGAAGTGGCAAGACGGCAAAGTTGTCCACGAACGGTTTTATTACGGTTCCTAG
- a CDS encoding type IV pilin-like G/H family protein yields MIKLEPRGNDRSETKLITILCEANLPGIIRPARPTYQADVLACGNGTKEIFNSQKEPR; encoded by the coding sequence ATGATAAAGCTGGAACCTAGGGGCAATGACCGCAGTGAAACTAAATTAATCACTATCCTCTGTGAAGCCAATCTCCCTGGCATCATTCGTCCTGCCCGCCCCACTTACCAAGCAGATGTTTTGGCGTGCGGTAATGGCACTAAAGAAATTTTCAACAGCCAGAAGGAGCCACGCTGA
- a CDS encoding MarR family transcriptional regulator, whose product MSTPPKLDNLRNSLWRLFLTAHVKLLDRLEEKMAEAGLPSVEWYDVIYTLKEAPEHRLRLSELADRVLLSRSNLTRLVDRLEKAGLLRRQPCPSDRRGTFAVLTEAGLAMQQKMWPIYAEGIAEYFGAYMDDETATAMKQSFQQMLAALEQH is encoded by the coding sequence ATGAGTACTCCACCTAAGCTTGATAATTTACGCAACTCTCTGTGGCGGCTGTTTCTAACCGCCCACGTTAAATTGCTCGATCGTCTGGAAGAAAAAATGGCTGAGGCAGGTCTGCCCTCTGTGGAATGGTATGACGTGATTTACACGCTCAAAGAAGCACCGGAACATCGCTTGCGTCTGAGTGAACTGGCAGACCGGGTACTGTTGAGTCGTAGCAACTTGACTCGCTTGGTCGATCGCTTGGAGAAAGCTGGCTTGTTGCGCCGCCAACCTTGCCCTAGCGATCGCCGAGGCACATTTGCTGTCCTGACCGAAGCAGGATTAGCAATGCAGCAGAAAATGTGGCCCATTTATGCCGAAGGAATTGCTGAGTATTTTGGCGCTTATATGGATGACGAAACGGCCACTGCCATGAAGCAATCCTTTCAACAAATGTTGGCCGCTCTAGAACAACATTAA
- a CDS encoding DNA-binding protein — translation MASITIDLSDSQLQKLQDLATVHGIALEVLVKASLEDWLNSQKSEFVDAANYVLTKNAELYQRLA, via the coding sequence GTGGCTTCTATCACGATTGACCTTTCAGACAGCCAATTGCAAAAGCTACAAGACTTAGCAACCGTGCATGGAATTGCCCTTGAAGTTCTAGTGAAGGCAAGCTTGGAAGATTGGCTAAATTCTCAAAAGAGCGAATTTGTTGACGCAGCCAACTATGTGCTGACAAAGAATGCTGAACTGTATCAGCGCTTAGCATAA
- the metH gene encoding methionine synthase has translation MTSPFLARLHSPNRPVLVFDGAMGTSLQTQNLTAEDFGGPEYEGCNEYLIHTKPEAVAKVHRDFLIAGADVIETDTFGASSFVLAEYDLADKAYYLNKAAAELAKSVAAEFSTPEKPRFVAGSMGPGTKLPTLGNIDYDTLKAAFAEQAEGLFDGGVDLFIIETCQDVLQIKAALNAVESVFEKRGDRRPLMVSVTMEVQGTMLIGSDISAVLSILEPYPIDILGLNCATGPDRMAEHIKYLCEYSPFVVSCIPNAGLPENIGGHAHYKLTPMELRMSLLRFIEDWGVQVIGGCCGTRPDHIQQLAEVSQTLTPKSREVRLSTEATGRAPIHYVPSAASIYSAQPYEQDNSFLIVGERLNASGSKKCRDLLNAEDWDGLVSLAKAQVREGAHILDVNVDYVGRDGVRDMRELVSRLVTNVTLPLMLDSTEWEKMEAGLKVAGGKCLLNSTNYEDGEDRFYKVLELAKEYGAGVVVGTIDEEGMARSAERKFAIAQRAYRAAVEYGIPAHEIFFDPLALPISTGIEEDRANGKATIEAIRRIRAELPGCHMILGVSNVSFGLNPAARVVLNSMFLHAAMEAGMDAAIVSPNKILPLAKIEPEHQEVCRKLIYDERQFEGDVCVYDPLGELTTLFEGKTTKRDRSEDDKLPVEERLKRHIIDGERIGLEEQLTKALEKYPPLEIVNTFLLDGMKVVGELFGSGQMQLPFVLQSAETMKAAVAHLEPFMEKEESGQAKGTVVIATVKGDVHDIGKNLVDIILTNNGYKVVNIGIKQPVDNIIEAYEKHQADCIAMSGLLVKSTAFMKENLEIFNERGITVPVILGGAALTPKFVNEDCRRTYKGQVIYGKDAFSDLHFMDKLMPAKTAGEWDDRLGFLKDEGGRRKDELEEVAENERSDATDDTLHPSSLILHPSEEDTQRSEAIASDIPRPTSPFWGTQVLQPEDISMEELFGYLDLQALIAGQWQFRKPREQSREEYDAFLQEKVYPVLEQWKQKIVEEKLLHPQAIYGYFPCQAEGNSLHLYDPAVGTNSSPQDPIATFKFPRQRSLRRFCIADFFAPKESGHIDVFPMQAVTMGEIATEYAKKLFEAHNYTDYLYFHGLAVQMAEALAEWLHARIRRELGFGNEDPENIRDILAQRYRGSRYSFGYPACPNMQDQYKLLDLLGSDRIHLHMDESEQLYPEQSTTAMIAYHPEAKYFSA, from the coding sequence ATGACTAGCCCCTTCCTCGCGCGTCTTCACAGTCCCAATCGCCCTGTTCTTGTGTTTGATGGGGCAATGGGTACATCGCTGCAAACCCAGAACCTAACTGCTGAGGACTTTGGTGGCCCAGAGTACGAAGGGTGCAATGAGTATTTAATCCACACCAAGCCAGAAGCTGTTGCCAAGGTGCATCGCGACTTCCTGATTGCAGGAGCCGATGTGATTGAGACCGATACATTTGGCGCTAGCTCGTTTGTGTTGGCCGAATACGATTTAGCAGACAAAGCTTATTACCTCAACAAAGCTGCGGCTGAACTGGCAAAAAGTGTAGCGGCTGAGTTTTCCACACCTGAAAAGCCCCGCTTTGTGGCGGGTTCGATGGGGCCAGGAACCAAGCTGCCGACGCTGGGCAACATCGACTACGACACCTTAAAAGCGGCTTTTGCTGAGCAAGCTGAAGGGCTGTTTGATGGTGGGGTAGATTTGTTCATTATCGAAACCTGCCAGGACGTACTGCAAATTAAGGCGGCACTGAATGCGGTGGAGTCCGTGTTTGAGAAAAGGGGCGATCGCCGTCCGCTGATGGTTTCGGTGACGATGGAAGTCCAAGGCACGATGCTCATCGGCTCTGATATTAGTGCAGTGCTGTCGATTCTGGAGCCTTACCCGATCGATATTCTGGGTCTCAACTGTGCCACGGGTCCCGATCGCATGGCCGAGCATATCAAGTATTTGTGCGAATATTCGCCGTTTGTGGTCTCTTGTATCCCCAACGCAGGTCTGCCCGAAAACATTGGCGGTCATGCCCACTACAAGCTGACGCCGATGGAACTGCGGATGTCATTGCTGCGGTTTATTGAAGATTGGGGCGTGCAGGTGATTGGCGGTTGTTGCGGGACTCGTCCCGATCACATTCAGCAGTTGGCCGAAGTTTCCCAAACCCTCACCCCGAAATCTCGTGAGGTGCGCCTTTCTACTGAGGCTACTGGTCGGGCACCGATCCATTACGTGCCTTCTGCGGCTTCGATCTACAGCGCTCAACCCTACGAGCAAGACAATTCGTTCTTGATTGTGGGCGAACGTCTCAACGCCAGTGGTTCTAAGAAGTGCCGCGACTTGCTCAACGCGGAAGATTGGGACGGATTAGTGTCGTTGGCGAAAGCTCAGGTGCGCGAAGGTGCCCATATTCTCGATGTCAACGTCGATTATGTGGGGCGCGATGGTGTGCGAGATATGCGGGAACTGGTGTCGCGCCTCGTGACTAACGTGACGCTGCCGCTGATGCTCGACTCCACCGAGTGGGAAAAGATGGAGGCAGGGCTGAAAGTGGCGGGTGGCAAGTGCCTACTTAACTCCACCAACTATGAAGACGGTGAAGATCGATTCTACAAGGTGTTAGAACTGGCGAAGGAATATGGGGCTGGTGTGGTTGTCGGCACCATTGATGAAGAGGGGATGGCCCGATCCGCTGAGAGGAAATTCGCGATCGCCCAACGCGCCTACCGAGCTGCGGTGGAATACGGCATTCCTGCTCACGAGATCTTCTTTGACCCTCTCGCCTTGCCGATCTCCACTGGAATTGAGGAAGACCGCGCCAACGGCAAAGCTACCATTGAAGCCATCCGGCGGATTCGGGCTGAATTGCCTGGTTGCCACATGATTCTGGGAGTCTCCAACGTCTCCTTCGGTCTCAATCCAGCAGCCCGCGTTGTACTGAACTCCATGTTCTTGCATGCGGCGATGGAGGCAGGGATGGATGCCGCGATCGTGAGTCCCAACAAGATTTTGCCATTGGCGAAGATCGAACCAGAACACCAAGAAGTCTGCCGCAAGCTAATTTACGACGAGCGACAGTTTGAGGGAGATGTCTGTGTTTATGATCCGCTGGGCGAACTGACGACACTGTTTGAAGGGAAGACCACTAAGCGCGATCGCTCGGAAGACGACAAACTCCCAGTCGAAGAACGTCTAAAGCGCCACATCATTGATGGTGAACGAATTGGCTTAGAGGAACAACTCACCAAAGCGCTGGAGAAGTATCCTCCTTTAGAGATCGTCAACACCTTCTTGCTGGATGGCATGAAAGTCGTCGGGGAACTATTCGGTTCTGGGCAAATGCAGCTTCCTTTCGTGTTGCAATCTGCCGAAACCATGAAAGCCGCAGTCGCCCATTTAGAACCATTCATGGAGAAGGAAGAATCTGGGCAGGCCAAAGGCACAGTGGTGATCGCAACGGTAAAAGGAGATGTGCATGACATCGGCAAGAACTTGGTAGATATCATCCTCACCAACAACGGCTACAAAGTCGTCAACATCGGCATTAAGCAACCTGTAGATAACATCATCGAAGCTTACGAGAAACATCAAGCCGACTGTATCGCCATGAGCGGTCTGTTGGTAAAATCCACCGCATTCATGAAAGAGAACTTGGAGATATTTAACGAACGCGGTATTACGGTGCCAGTGATTCTCGGTGGCGCAGCACTCACGCCCAAGTTCGTCAACGAAGATTGCCGCCGCACCTATAAAGGCCAAGTGATCTACGGCAAAGATGCCTTCTCCGATCTCCACTTCATGGATAAACTCATGCCTGCTAAGACTGCGGGTGAATGGGACGATCGCCTAGGGTTTTTGAAGGATGAAGGAGGAAGGAGGAAGGATGAATTAGAAGAGGTGGCTGAAAATGAACGATCAGACGCTACAGACGATACCCTTCATCCCTCATCCCTCATCCTTCATCCTTCCGAAGAAGATACTCAGCGTTCAGAAGCGATCGCCAGTGATATCCCTCGTCCTACATCTCCTTTCTGGGGCACGCAAGTTTTGCAGCCTGAGGATATCTCAATGGAGGAGCTGTTTGGATATCTCGATCTACAAGCGCTAATCGCCGGACAGTGGCAGTTCCGTAAGCCCAGAGAGCAATCTCGTGAAGAGTATGATGCGTTCTTGCAGGAGAAGGTCTATCCGGTTCTAGAGCAGTGGAAACAGAAGATTGTCGAGGAGAAACTACTCCATCCCCAAGCCATCTATGGATACTTTCCTTGTCAGGCGGAAGGAAACTCTCTCCATCTATATGATCCTGCTGTCGGCACCAATAGTTCTCCTCAAGATCCGATCGCGACTTTTAAGTTTCCTCGTCAGCGATCGCTGCGCCGCTTCTGTATTGCCGATTTCTTTGCACCGAAGGAATCTGGGCATATTGATGTTTTTCCCATGCAAGCGGTGACGATGGGCGAGATTGCCACGGAGTATGCCAAAAAGCTGTTTGAAGCGCACAACTACACCGACTATCTCTATTTCCACGGGTTAGCAGTGCAGATGGCCGAAGCTTTGGCCGAGTGGCTTCATGCTCGGATTCGTCGCGAATTGGGGTTTGGCAACGAAGATCCCGAAAACATCCGGGATATTTTGGCCCAACGTTATCGTGGCTCCCGGTACAGCTTCGGCTATCCCGCCTGCCCCAACATGCAAGATCAGTACAAATTGCTGGACTTGTTAGGCAGCGATCGCATCCATTTACACATGGACGAAAGCGAACAACTCTATCCAGAGCAATCGACCACAGCGATGATTGCCTACCATCCAGAGGCGAAATACTTTAGCGCTTAA
- a CDS encoding DNA adenine methylase, with product MQSTLFGEVTAKVANQVVNVASVPQRSPFRYPGGKTWLVPRLRRWLESQPEKPREFIEPFTGGGIASLTTAFEGRAEWVTMVECDEQVAAVWRVILQQPGGGEWLADRIINFDLTPDNAHAVLCKPEPTLLEIAFRTLLKNRINHGGILASGVGILKHGENGKGIKSRWYPETLRNRILDIVNQRDNIQFIEGDGMRVLVENANRADAVFFIDPPYTVGKGKRAGARLYTYNELDHEELFRIASKLEGDFLMTYDNTQAVLELAEKFGFDTKPVTMKNTHHAEMSELLIGRNLNWLD from the coding sequence ATGCAATCTACATTGTTTGGCGAAGTAACGGCTAAAGTTGCAAACCAGGTTGTGAATGTAGCGAGCGTACCGCAACGTAGTCCCTTCCGGTACCCCGGTGGCAAAACGTGGCTTGTTCCTCGTTTGCGCCGATGGCTTGAAAGCCAGCCAGAAAAACCACGCGAATTCATTGAGCCTTTCACAGGCGGCGGCATTGCCAGTTTGACAACAGCTTTTGAGGGTCGTGCTGAATGGGTAACAATGGTGGAATGCGATGAGCAGGTAGCAGCCGTTTGGCGTGTAATTCTGCAACAACCAGGTGGCGGCGAATGGCTCGCTGACCGGATTATAAATTTCGATTTAACACCGGATAATGCACATGCAGTACTCTGTAAACCTGAACCGACTTTACTCGAAATAGCATTTCGCACATTGTTGAAAAATCGTATCAATCATGGTGGCATTTTAGCGTCTGGCGTTGGCATTCTAAAACACGGTGAGAATGGGAAAGGTATCAAATCACGCTGGTATCCTGAAACATTACGAAATCGTATTCTCGATATTGTAAATCAGCGAGACAATATCCAATTCATTGAAGGTGACGGGATGCGGGTACTCGTAGAGAATGCAAATCGGGCCGATGCGGTCTTTTTCATTGACCCGCCTTACACGGTAGGAAAGGGAAAGCGTGCGGGCGCGCGCCTTTATACTTATAACGAACTTGACCACGAAGAGTTGTTTAGAATCGCCTCAAAGCTTGAAGGCGACTTTTTGATGACTTATGACAACACGCAAGCAGTTTTAGAACTCGCTGAAAAGTTTGGTTTTGATACTAAACCTGTGACCATGAAAAACACCCATCACGCCGAAATGAGCGAATTACTTATTGGGCGCAATTTGAATTGGTTAGATTAA
- a CDS encoding YbhB/YbcL family Raf kinase inhibitor-like protein, whose protein sequence is MKLESSAFEADSLIPAKYTCDGANISPPLSWDAPPAETESLALIVDDPDAPVGIFVHWVVYDLPPETLQIAEGIAPQATLLKGGTHGKNDFGNLGYGGPCPPNGTHHYVFKLYALDRTLSLQPGITKAQLEAAMNGHILAAAELVGHYARSR, encoded by the coding sequence ATGAAACTTGAAAGTTCTGCGTTTGAGGCTGATAGCTTAATTCCCGCGAAGTACACCTGCGACGGTGCCAATATTTCTCCGCCTTTGAGTTGGGACGCACCGCCAGCCGAAACGGAAAGTTTGGCGTTGATTGTGGATGATCCTGATGCCCCAGTCGGCATCTTTGTGCATTGGGTGGTTTATGACTTGCCACCAGAAACTCTCCAAATAGCTGAAGGCATTGCTCCCCAAGCCACGCTCCTCAAAGGCGGCACCCACGGTAAAAATGACTTTGGCAATCTAGGGTACGGAGGCCCCTGCCCGCCTAATGGCACTCACCACTATGTCTTCAAGCTCTACGCGCTCGATCGCACCTTATCCTTGCAGCCAGGAATCACCAAAGCGCAATTGGAAGCAGCGATGAATGGACATATCCTAGCGGCGGCGGAATTAGTAGGTCATTACGCCAGATCACGCTGA
- a CDS encoding Uma2 family endonuclease — protein MLSTNVGRSRTTLKSKVYAEVEIPEYWVVNLKKRQLIVFRDPQDDEYASKSTLTDGAIHPVSFPDVAVQVSSIVSK, from the coding sequence ATCCTTTCAACAAATGTTGGCCGCTCTAGAACAACATTAAAAAGTAAGGTCTACGCTGAAGTTGAGATTCCTGAATATTGGGTCGTAAACCTTAAAAAGAGGCAACTGATCGTATTTCGCGATCCCCAGGATGATGAATATGCGTCAAAGTCTACCCTCACCGACGGTGCGATTCATCCAGTTAGCTTTCCAGATGTGGCAGTGCAAGTAAGTTCTATTGTGAGTAAATAA